One segment of Chionomys nivalis chromosome 3, mChiNiv1.1, whole genome shotgun sequence DNA contains the following:
- the Camsap3 gene encoding calmodulin-regulated spectrin-associated protein 3 isoform X1, translating to MVEAAPAGSGPLRRTFLVPEIKSLDQYDFSRAKAAASLAWVLRAAFGGAEHVPPELWEPFYTDQYAQEHVKPPVTRLLLSAELYCRAWHQALPQLEPPPSPSALLALLARRGTVPSLPEHPVREADLRHQPILMGAHLAVIDALMVAFSFEWTKTLPGPLALSSLEHKLLFWVDTTVRRLQEKTEQEASQRASPAAPLDGAAPTQPSCPTRWYWKLVPHAIAFCLKESGNKPPMIRYRKDRAIARRAPCFPNVTTLQDLASGAALAATIHCYCPQLLRLEEVCLKDPMSVADSLYNLQLVQDFCASHLPRGCPLSLEDLLYVPPPLKVNLVVLLAEMYMCFEVLKPDFVQAKDLPDGHALSPRGTETLPSQNNSGSSSPVFNFRHPLLSPGGPQSPLRGSTGSLKSSPSMSHMEALGKAWNRQLSRPLSQAVSFSTPFGLDSDVDVVMGDPVLLRSVSSDSLGPPRPVSSSSRNPAQPTPESGDLPTIEEALQIIHSAEPRLLPDGAADGSFYLHSPEGLSKPPLASPYPPEGASKPLSDGLNKAPIYITHPETPSKPSPCPTGEVLKPPPPSEGSPKAVASSPAANNSEVKMTSFAERKKQLVKAEAESGTGSPTSTPAAPEALSSEMSELGARLEEKRRAIEAQKRRIEAIFAKHRQRLGKSAFLQVQPREAAGEAEEEAELGSVPGGERPAGEGQGEPSSRPKSVTFSPDLGPVPPEGLGDYNRAVSKLSAALSSLQRDMQRLTDQQQRLLAPPEAPGPAPPPAAWVIPGPTTGPKAASPSPARRAPAARRSPGPGPNPTPRSPKHARPAELKLAPLTRVLTPPHDVDSLPHLRKFSPSQVPVQTRSSILLSEGTPPEESATKPALIEIPLASLGEPTADEEGDGSPPGAEDSLEEEASSEGEPRSGLGFFYKDEDKPEDEMAQKRASLLERQQRRAEEARRRKQWQEAEKEQKREEAARLAQEEVLGLATAAPAAPATRAVVPAEEEVGPRRGDFTRLEYERRAQLKLMDDLDKVLRPRASGTAGPGRGGRRATRPRSGCCDDSALARSPARGLLGSRLSKIYSQSTLSLSTVANEATNNLGVKRPTSRAPSPSGLMSPSRLPGSRERDWENGSNASSPASVPEYTGPRLYKEPSAKSNKFIIHNALSHCCLAGKVNEPQKNRILEEIEKSKANHFLILFRDSSCQFRALYTLSGETEELSRLAGYGPRTVTPAMVEGIYKYNSDRKRFTQIPAKTMSMSVDAFTIQGHLWQSKKPTTPKKGGGTPK from the exons ATGGTGGAAGCGGCGCCCGCGGGGTCCGGGCCACTGCGGAGGACTTTCCTCGTCCCCGAGATCAAGTCATTGGACCAGTACGATTTCTCTCGGGCCAAGGCGGCGGCGAGTCTGGCGTGGGTGCTGCGGGCCGCATTCGGGGGAGCAG AGCACGTGCCCCCGGAGCTGTGGGAACCGTTCTACACGGACCAGTATGCACAGGAACACGTGAAGCCCCCGGTGACACGCCTGCTGCTCTCTGCGGAGCTCTACTGCCGGGCCTGGCACCAGGCACTACCGCAGCTCGAGCCACCCCCCAGCCCCTCTGCGCTGCTGGCCTTGCTGGCGAGGAGGGGCACTGTGCCGTCCCTGCCCGAGCACCCGGTGCGCGAGGCTGACCTCAGACACCAGCCGATTCTCATG GGAGCCCACCTAGCTGTCATCGACGCCCTCATGGTTGCCTTCTCCTTTGAGTGGACAAAGACACTGCCTGGTCCCTTGGCTCTGAGCAGCTTGGAGCACAAACTCCTTTTCTGGGTAGACACA ACCGTTCGGCGGCTACAGGAAAAGACAGAACAAGAAGCATCCCAGCGTGCATCTCCTGCAGCTCCTTTGGACGGGGCTGCTCCTACCCAGCCCTCG TGCCCCACACGCTGGTACTGGAAGCTGGTTCCT CACGCAATTGCCTTCTGTTTGAAGGAGTCGGGGAACAAACCCCCTATG ATTCGATACCGCAAGGATCGTGCCATTGCCCGACGGGCCCCCTGCTTTCCAAATGTGACCACCCTTCAAGACCTGGCTAGTGGGGCAGCGCTGGCAGCCACCATCCACTGCTATTGTCCCCAGCTATTGCGGCTTGAGG AGGTGTGCCTCAAGGACCCCATGTCTGTGGCAGACAGCCTGTACAACCTCCAGCTGGTGCAAGACTTCTGTGCCTCCCATCTTCCTCGTGGCTGCCCCCTGTCCCTTGAGGACCTGTTGTATGTCCCACCACCCCTCAAG GTCAATCTGGTGGTGCTGTTGGCTGAGATGTATATGTGCTTTGAAGTTCTGAAGCCTGATTTTGTGCAGGCAAAAGACTTGCCTGATGGACACG CTCTCTCCCCCCGGGGTACTGAGACTTTACCATCTCAGAACAACAGCGGGAGCAG TTCTCCTGTGTTCAACTTCCGTCACCCGCTACTGTCACCTGGTGGCCCCCAGTCCCCACTCCGAGGATCCACAG gCTCCCTGAAGTCATCTCCGTCCATGTCTCACATGGAGGCTCTTGGCAAGGCCTGGAACCGCCAGCTTAG CCGTCCCCTCTCCCAGGCTGTATCGTTCAGCACTCCCTTTGGCCTGGACAGCGATGTAGACGTGGTCATGGGAGATCCTGTCCTGCTCCGCTCCGTCAGCTCAGACAGTCTGGGTCCCCCACGTCCTGTGTCGTCATCATCCCGGAATCCTGCTCAGCCAACCCCAGAATCTGGAGACCTACCCACAATTGAAGAGGCCCTGCAGATCATCCACAGTGCTGAGCCCCGGCTGCTCCCTGATGGGGCTGCCGACGGCAGCTTCTACCTCCATTCTCCTGAGGGCCTCTCCAAACCACCGCTGGCCTCTCCTTACCCTCCCGAAGGAGCCTCAAAGCCACTGTCCGATGGGCTTAACAAAGCGCCCATCTATATAACCCACCCTGAGACCCCTTCAAAACCATCTCCCTGCCCAACAGGGGAGGTATTAAAACCACCACCCCCATCTGAGGGGTCCCCAAAAGCTGTGGCTTCATCCCCCGCAGCCAACAACTCAGAAGTGAAGATGACCAGTTTTGCTGAACGCAAGAAACAGCTGGTGAAGGCTGAGGCCGAATCAGGAACAGGGTCTCCAACATCCACTCCCGCAGCACCTgaggccttgagctcagagatgaGCGAGCTGGGAGCCCGACTGGAGGAAAAGCGCCGAGCCATAGAGGCTCAGAAGCGACGCATTGAGGCCATCTTTGCCAAGCACAGGCAGAGATTGGGCAAGAGTGCTTTCCTGCAGGTGCAGCCTCGGGAGGCTGCaggggaggctgaggaggaggctGAGCTGGGCTCAGTTCCTGGTGGGGAACGACCAGCAGGTGAGGGCCAGGGAGAGCCATCCTCACGGCCTAAGTCAGTTACCTTCTCTCCAGATCTGGGCCCAGTGCCCCCAGAGGGACTGGGGGATTACAATCGAGCAGTCAGTAAGCTGAGTGCCGCTCTGAGCTCTCTGCAACGGGACATGCAGAGGCTCACAGACCAGCAACAGCGGCTTCTGGCCCCTCCAGAGGCCCCTGGACCTGCCCCACCACCTGCAGCCTGGGTCATCCCCGGACCCACCACTGGGCCTAAAGCGGCATCCCCTAGTCCTGCCCGTCGAGCCCCAGCTGCCAGGCGCAGCCCAGGGCCAGGCCCCAACCCGACACCCCGTAGTCCAAAACATGCAAGGCCGGCAGAGCTGAAGCTTGCACCCCTAACAAGGGTGCTCACACCACCCCATGATGTAGACAGCCTCCCTCACCTACGCAAGTTCTCACCCAGCCAGGTGCCTGTACAGACTCGCTCTTCTATTCTCCTGTCGGAGGGGACGCCTCCCGAGGAGTCCGCCACCAAGCCTGCCCTCATTGAGATCCCCCTAGCCAGCCTGGGAGAGCCTACTGCTGATGAGGAGGGAGATGGGAGTCCCCCTGGGGCTGAGGATTCCTTAGAGGAAGAGGCATCTTCTGAGGGAGAGCCCCGGTCTGGGCTTGGATTCTTTTATAAG GACGAAGACAAACCTGAGGATGAGATGGCTCAAAAGCGAGCCAGCCTGCTTGAGAGACAGCAGAGGCGGGCAGAGGAGGCCCGGCGGCGGAAACAGTGGCAGGAGGCTGAGAAGGAACAGAAACGGGAGGAGGCGGCAAG GCTGGCTCAGGAAGAGGTCCTAGGCTTGGCCACTGCAGCCCCTGCAGCCCCTGCTACCAGAGCTGTGGTCCCAGCTGAGGAGGAGGTGGGCCCCCGGAGAGGGGACTTCACCAGGCTTGAGTATGAGCGCCGGGCACAACTGAAGCTGATGGATGACCTTGATAAGGTGCTACGGCCCCGGGCCTCAGGGACCGCGGGACCAGGGCGGGGCGGGCGCAGGGCCACCCGGCCACGCTCTGGTTGCTGTGATGACTCAGCCCTGGCAAGAAGCCCAGCCCGCGGCCTGCTGG GCTCACGACTCAGCAAGATCTATTCCCAGTCCACATTGTCCCTGTCTACTGTGGCCAATGAGGCTACCAATAATCTTGGTGTGAAGAGACCCACATCTCG GGCCCCTTCTCCATCAGGCCTCATGTCTCCAAGCCGCCTGCCTGGCAGTCGAGAGCGTGACTGGGAAAACGGAAGCAATGCTTCTTCGCCAGCATCAGTGCCTGAGTACACAG GTCCCCGGCTGTACAAAGAACCCAGCGCCAAGTCTAACAAGTTTATCATCCACAATGCCTTGTCACACTGCTGCCTGGCAGGCAAGGTGAACGAGCCCCAGAAGAACCGAATTCTCGAG GAAATCGAGAAAAGCAAGGCCAACCACTTCTTGATTCTCTTCCGGGACTCAAGCTGCCAGTTTCGGGCACTCTACACTCTTTCTGGGGAGACGGAGGAGCTGTCGAGGCTGGCAGGCTATGGGCCTCGTACTGTCACCCCAGCCATGGTCGAGGGCATCTATAAGTACAACTCAGACCGCAAACGCTTTACCCAGATCCCTGCCAAGACCATGTCTATGAGTGTGGATGCCTTCACTATCCAGGGACATCTTTGGCAAAGCAAGAAGCCTACCACGCCCAAGAAGGGTGGTGGCACCCCCAAATAG